The Miscanthus floridulus cultivar M001 chromosome 7, ASM1932011v1, whole genome shotgun sequence genome includes a region encoding these proteins:
- the LOC136467551 gene encoding abscisic acid 8'-hydroxylase 1-like, protein MGAFLLFVCLLAPMIVLACAVRGRKRPAPASACGNKALPLPPGSMGWPYVGETFQLYSSKNPNVFFARKQNRYGPIFKTHILGCPCVMVSSPEAARFVLVTQAHLFKPTFPASKERMLGPQAIFFQQGDYHAHLRRLVSRSFSPEAIRGSVPAIEAIAQRSLHSWDGHLVNTFQEMKLYALNVALLSIFGEEEMRYIEELKQCYLTLEKGYNSMPVNLPGTLFHKAMKARKRLGAIVAHIIEARRERRQRGSDLLASFLDDREALTDAQIADNVIGVVFAARDTTASVLTWMVKFLGDHPAVLKAVQEEQQEIARSKGSSDEPLTWADTRRMRTTSRVIQETMRVASILSFTFREAVEDVEYQGYLIPKGWKVMPLFRNIHHSPDHFPCPEKFDPSRFEVAPKPNTFMPFGNGTHSCPGNELAKLEMLVLFHHLATKYRWSTSKSESGVQFGPFALPLNGLPMTFGRKD, encoded by the exons ATGGGCGCCTTCTTGCTCTTCGTCTGCCTCCTGGCGCCGATGATCGTGCTCGCCTGCGCCGTCCGCGGCCGGAAGCGGCCTGCGCCGGCGTCGGCGTGCGGCAATAAGGCGCTGCCTCTGCCGCCGGGGTCGATGGGGTGGCCGTACGTGGGCGAGACGTTCCAGCTCTACTCGTCCAAGAACCCCAACGTGTTCTTCGCCCGGAAGCAGAACCGGTACGGGCCGATCTTCAAGACCCACATCCTGGGGTGCCCCTGCGTGATGGTGTCCAGCCCCGAGGCGGCGCGCTTCGTGCTCGTCACGCAGGCGCACCTCTTCAAGCCCACGTTCCCGGCGAGCAAGGAGCGCATGCTGGGGCCACAGGCCATCTTCTTCCAGCAGGGCGACTACCACGCCCACCTCCGCCGCCTCGTCTCCCGCTCGTTCTCCCCCGAGGCCATCCGCGGCTCCGTGCCGGCCATCGAGGCCATCGCGCAGCGCTCGCTCCACTCCTGGGACGGCCACCTCGTCAACACTTTCCAAGAGATGAAGCTG TACGCGCTGAATGTGGCATTGCTGTCCATCTTCGGCGAGGAGGAGATGCGCTACATCgaggagctgaagcagtgctaccTGACCCTGGAGAAAGGGTACAACTCGATGCCGGTGAACCTGCCGGGCACCCTGTTCCACAAGGCCATGAAGGCCCGCAAGCGCCTGGGCGCCATCGTGGCCCACATCATCGAGGCCCGGCGCGAGCGGCGGCAGCGCGGGAGCGACCTCCTGGCGTCCTTCCTGGACGACCGCGAGGCGCTCACCGACGCCCAGATCGCCGACAACGTGATCGGCGTCGTCTTCGCCGCCCGCGACACCACCGCCAGCGTGCTCACCTGGATGGTCAAGTTCCTCGGCGACCACCCCGCGGTGCTCAAGGCCgtccaggaggagcagcaggagaTCGCGCGGTCCAAGGGCTCCTCCGACGAGCCCCTGACGTGGGCGGACACGAGGCGGATGCGCACGACGAGCCGTGTGATCCAGGAGACGATGCGGGTGGCGTCCATCCTGTCCTTCACCTTCCGGGAGGCCGTGGAGGACGTGGAGTACCAAG GGTACCTGATCCCCAAGGGATGGAAGGTGATGCCGCTGTTCCGGAACATCCATCACAGCCCCGACCACTTCCCCTGCCCGGAGAAGTTCGACCCCTCCCGATTCGAG GTTGCTCCCAAGCCCAACACGTTCATGCCGTTCGGCAACGGGACCCACTCGTGCCCGGGCAACGAGCTCGCCAAGCTGGAGATGCTGGTGCTCTTCCACCACCTCGCCACCAAGTACAGGTGGTCCACCTCCAAGTCCGAGAGCGGCGTGCAGTTCGGCCCCTTCGCGCTGCCGCTCAACGGCCTGCCCATGACCTTCGGTCGCAAGGACTGA